From Mytilus galloprovincialis chromosome 9, xbMytGall1.hap1.1, whole genome shotgun sequence, the proteins below share one genomic window:
- the LOC143045665 gene encoding eukaryotic elongation factor 2 kinase-like isoform X1, whose product MSVSSSASSDGEIMLFPISLFDDDDYGRGGDASDERESESENEEKPKAFMTLRQRRLSRALLTAPRITLDINKNLNASRAKINWLKAIRGARGQYENDPWSKFRIEQIQTEMCIRHRYNPHKKIWSTDEVQVKMQTKAFTRGAMRQCYRTKKLSKFSSAHSQDWNHALNYVSKRYIEEVDRDVYFQDVKLQMDAKIWAEEYNRHNPPKKVDMMQMYILEFKNRKGSPLYHLEHYIEGNYVKYNSNSGFVEDSLRYTPQALSHFTFERSDHQLIVVDIQGVGDLYTDPQIHTIDGTEYNEGNLGAKGIALFFHSHVCNEICHSLSLTEFDLSPIELQNHQDFLRKQRKSFMMTRVRGTEEHCHSLSRSPGDMSVDITEFLRQRSSSSHISDSAVDSPSPGFDDDPMSIDSPVNNSNPGNVRFRCMSESDSQSSITADVAKNIYLGLTNIYLDVLKENSVSKQQDLHKQKEERFIFQRMAAQRARPSCVALEKDLRKLNNLRIGDSILGKVHHEMAKYHEVGRFVIGEDLTGENIDWESAIFHEEHAAELGELEAILTMAKLYLDLERDVLANCTVEQTEENKEQGLQYMIQAAEAGDRGAMLYMAKAFETGEGLNASRSISWEDAIHYYDLAVKTDNHDEGGEYDSTINDPLYQIQAKQAELYRYGGHGLKKDPSTAGDLYNEAAEAAMASMKGRLANKYFALAEECYAEIEEEEEESEQ is encoded by the exons atgtCTGTTTCATCGTCCGCCAGTAGTGATGGGGAGATTATGCTTTTCCCTATATCATTGTTTGATGATGATGATTATGGTCGAGGAGGTGACGCATCTGATGAAAGGGAATCTGAAAGTGAGAATGAAGAAAAGCCAAAGGCTTTCATGACACTTCGTCAAAGACGATTATCAAGAGCGCTTTTAACTGCACCAAGAATTACACTTGATATTAACAAGAACTTGAATGCTAGTAGGGCAAAAATCAATTGGTTAAAAGCAATTCGTGGGGCAAGAGGTCAGTATGAAAATGATCCATGGTCGAAATTCCGCATTGAACAAATTCAAACAGAAATGTGTATTAGACATAGATATAATCCTCACAAGAAAATATGGAGTACTGATGAAGTCCAAGTCAAAATGCAAACAAAG GCATTTACAAGAGGAGCAATGAGACAGTGCTACAGAAC GAAGAAGTTGTCAAAGTTTTCTTCAGCCCATTCACAAGACTGGAACCATGCCTTGAATTATGTATCCAAACGTTACATAGAGGAGGTTGATAGAGATGTGTATTTCCAAGATGTTAAGCTACAGATGGATGCTAAAATCTGGGCAGAGGAATATAATAGACATAATCCACCTAAAAAG GTTGATATGATGCAAATGTACATCTTGGAGTTCAAGAATAGGAAAGGATCACCACTATACCACCTGGAACATTATATTGAAGGCAATTATGTCAAGTATAATTCCAACTCAGGATTTGTAGAAGATTCATTACGATATACTCCTCAG GCCTTGAgtcattttacatttgaaagaTCTGACCACCAGCTTATTGTTGTTGATATCCAGGGAGTTGGTGACCTATATACTGACCCCCAGATTCATACTATTGATGGTACAGAGTATAACGAGGGTAACTTGGGAGCTAAAGGCATTGCTCTATTTTTCCATTCACATGTCTGTAATGAGATCTGCCACAGCTTGAGCCTGACTGAGTTTGATTTGTCACCAATAGAATTACAGAATCATCAAGATTTTCTTAGAAAACAG AGAAAATCCTTCATGATGACAAGAGTTAGAGGAACAGAGGAGCATTGTCATTCATTGTCAAGGTCACCAGGGGACATGAGTGTGGACATCACAGAGTTCCTGAGACAGCGATCGTCATCGTCTCACATCAGTGATTCTGCTGTTGATAGTCCTAGTCCAGGATTTGATGATGACCCAATGTCAATAGATAGTCCAGTGAACAATTCCAATCCTGGCAATGTTAGATTTAGATGCATGAGTGAATCGGATAGTCAGTCGTCCATAACAGCTGAT GTTGCTAAAAACATATATCTGGGTCTTACCAATATATATCTGGATGTTTTAAAGGAGAATTCAGTATCTAAGCAACAGGATTTACACAAACAAAAG GAAGAGAGATTTATCTTCCAAAGAATGGCAGCACAGAGAGCGAGACCATCATGTGTAGCTTTAGAGAAAGATCTTAGAAAATTAAACAATCTTAGAATTGGTGATTCTATCCTTGGAAAG gtTCATCATGAGATGGCTAAGTACCATGAAGTAGGAAGATTTGTTATAGGTGAAGATTTGACTGGAGAAAATATAGATTGGGAGTCGGCCATCTTTCATGAAGAACATGCTGCTGAACTTGGGGAATTAGAGGCTATTCTTACAATGGCTAAACTGTATCTGGATTTGGAAAGAGATGTACTTGCCAATTGTACTGTTGAG CAAACAGAAGAGAATAAAGAACAAGGCCTACAGTACATGATACAGGCTGCTGAAGCTGGAGATAGAGGAGCTATGTTATACATGGCTAAAGCCTTTGAAACTGGAGAAGGACTAAATGCCAGCAG GAGCATTTCTTGGGAGGATGCCATCCATTATTATGACTTGGCAGTGAAAACTGATAACCATGATGAAGGTGGAGAGTATGATAGTACCATTAATGATCCTCTGTATCAGATTCAAGCTAAACAGGCAGAGCTGTACAGATATGGAGGTCATGGTCTAAAGAAAGACCCTAGTACTGCTG GTGATTTATATAATGAAGCAGCTGAGGCAGCCATGGCTTCAATGAAGGGGAGACTGGCCAATAAATACTTTGCTTTAGCAGAAGAATGCTATGCTGAGATTgaggaagaggaagaagaatCTGAACAGTAA
- the LOC143045665 gene encoding eukaryotic elongation factor 2 kinase-like isoform X3: MSVSSSASSDGEIMLFPISLFDDDDYGRGGDASDERESESENEEKPKAFMTLRQRRLSRALLTAPRITLDINKNLNASRAKINWLKAIRGARGQYENDPWSKFRIEQIQTEMCIRHRYNPHKKIWSTDEVQVKMQTKAFTRGAMRQCYRTKKLSKFSSAHSQDWNHALNYVSKRYIEEVDRDVYFQDVKLQMDAKIWAEEYNRHNPPKKVDMMQMYILEFKNRKGSPLYHLEHYIEGNYVKYNSNSGFVEDSLRYTPQALSHFTFERSDHQLIVVDIQGVGDLYTDPQIHTIDGTEYNEGNLGAKGIALFFHSHVCNEICHSLSLTEFDLSPIELQNHQDFLRKQRKSFMMTRVRGTEEHCHSLSRSPGDMSVDITEFLRQRSSSSHISDSAVDSPSPGFDDDPMSIDSPVNNSNPGNVRFRCMSESDSQSSITADEERFIFQRMAAQRARPSCVALEKDLRKLNNLRIGDSILGKVHHEMAKYHEVGRFVIGEDLTGENIDWESAIFHEEHAAELGELEAILTMAKLYLDLERDVLANCTVEQTEENKEQGLQYMIQAAEAGDRGAMLYMAKAFETGEGLNASRSISWEDAIHYYDLAVKTDNHDEGGEYDSTINDPLYQIQAKQAELYRYGGHGLKKDPSTAGDLYNEAAEAAMASMKGRLANKYFALAEECYAEIEEEEEESEQ, from the exons atgtCTGTTTCATCGTCCGCCAGTAGTGATGGGGAGATTATGCTTTTCCCTATATCATTGTTTGATGATGATGATTATGGTCGAGGAGGTGACGCATCTGATGAAAGGGAATCTGAAAGTGAGAATGAAGAAAAGCCAAAGGCTTTCATGACACTTCGTCAAAGACGATTATCAAGAGCGCTTTTAACTGCACCAAGAATTACACTTGATATTAACAAGAACTTGAATGCTAGTAGGGCAAAAATCAATTGGTTAAAAGCAATTCGTGGGGCAAGAGGTCAGTATGAAAATGATCCATGGTCGAAATTCCGCATTGAACAAATTCAAACAGAAATGTGTATTAGACATAGATATAATCCTCACAAGAAAATATGGAGTACTGATGAAGTCCAAGTCAAAATGCAAACAAAG GCATTTACAAGAGGAGCAATGAGACAGTGCTACAGAAC GAAGAAGTTGTCAAAGTTTTCTTCAGCCCATTCACAAGACTGGAACCATGCCTTGAATTATGTATCCAAACGTTACATAGAGGAGGTTGATAGAGATGTGTATTTCCAAGATGTTAAGCTACAGATGGATGCTAAAATCTGGGCAGAGGAATATAATAGACATAATCCACCTAAAAAG GTTGATATGATGCAAATGTACATCTTGGAGTTCAAGAATAGGAAAGGATCACCACTATACCACCTGGAACATTATATTGAAGGCAATTATGTCAAGTATAATTCCAACTCAGGATTTGTAGAAGATTCATTACGATATACTCCTCAG GCCTTGAgtcattttacatttgaaagaTCTGACCACCAGCTTATTGTTGTTGATATCCAGGGAGTTGGTGACCTATATACTGACCCCCAGATTCATACTATTGATGGTACAGAGTATAACGAGGGTAACTTGGGAGCTAAAGGCATTGCTCTATTTTTCCATTCACATGTCTGTAATGAGATCTGCCACAGCTTGAGCCTGACTGAGTTTGATTTGTCACCAATAGAATTACAGAATCATCAAGATTTTCTTAGAAAACAG AGAAAATCCTTCATGATGACAAGAGTTAGAGGAACAGAGGAGCATTGTCATTCATTGTCAAGGTCACCAGGGGACATGAGTGTGGACATCACAGAGTTCCTGAGACAGCGATCGTCATCGTCTCACATCAGTGATTCTGCTGTTGATAGTCCTAGTCCAGGATTTGATGATGACCCAATGTCAATAGATAGTCCAGTGAACAATTCCAATCCTGGCAATGTTAGATTTAGATGCATGAGTGAATCGGATAGTCAGTCGTCCATAACAGCTGAT GAAGAGAGATTTATCTTCCAAAGAATGGCAGCACAGAGAGCGAGACCATCATGTGTAGCTTTAGAGAAAGATCTTAGAAAATTAAACAATCTTAGAATTGGTGATTCTATCCTTGGAAAG gtTCATCATGAGATGGCTAAGTACCATGAAGTAGGAAGATTTGTTATAGGTGAAGATTTGACTGGAGAAAATATAGATTGGGAGTCGGCCATCTTTCATGAAGAACATGCTGCTGAACTTGGGGAATTAGAGGCTATTCTTACAATGGCTAAACTGTATCTGGATTTGGAAAGAGATGTACTTGCCAATTGTACTGTTGAG CAAACAGAAGAGAATAAAGAACAAGGCCTACAGTACATGATACAGGCTGCTGAAGCTGGAGATAGAGGAGCTATGTTATACATGGCTAAAGCCTTTGAAACTGGAGAAGGACTAAATGCCAGCAG GAGCATTTCTTGGGAGGATGCCATCCATTATTATGACTTGGCAGTGAAAACTGATAACCATGATGAAGGTGGAGAGTATGATAGTACCATTAATGATCCTCTGTATCAGATTCAAGCTAAACAGGCAGAGCTGTACAGATATGGAGGTCATGGTCTAAAGAAAGACCCTAGTACTGCTG GTGATTTATATAATGAAGCAGCTGAGGCAGCCATGGCTTCAATGAAGGGGAGACTGGCCAATAAATACTTTGCTTTAGCAGAAGAATGCTATGCTGAGATTgaggaagaggaagaagaatCTGAACAGTAA
- the LOC143045665 gene encoding eukaryotic elongation factor 2 kinase-like isoform X2 — MSVSSSASSDGEIMLFPISLFDDDDYGRGGDASDERESESENEEKPKAFMTLRQRRLSRALLTAPRITLDINKNLNASRAKINWLKAIRGARGQYENDPWSKFRIEQIQTEMCIRHRYNPHKKIWSTDEVQVKMQTKAFTRGAMRQCYRTKKLSKFSSAHSQDWNHALNYVSKRYIEEVDRDVYFQDVKLQMDAKIWAEEYNRHNPPKKVDMMQMYILEFKNRKGSPLYHLEHYIEGNYVKYNSNSGFVEDSLRYTPQALSHFTFERSDHQLIVVDIQGVGDLYTDPQIHTIDGTEYNEGNLGAKGIALFFHSHVCNEICHSLSLTEFDLSPIELQNHQDFLRKQRKSFMMTRVRGTEEHCHSLSRSPGDMSVDITEFLRQRSSSSHISDSAVDSPSPGFDDDPMSIDSPVNNSNPGNVRFRCMSESDSQSSITADENSVSKQQDLHKQKEERFIFQRMAAQRARPSCVALEKDLRKLNNLRIGDSILGKVHHEMAKYHEVGRFVIGEDLTGENIDWESAIFHEEHAAELGELEAILTMAKLYLDLERDVLANCTVEQTEENKEQGLQYMIQAAEAGDRGAMLYMAKAFETGEGLNASRSISWEDAIHYYDLAVKTDNHDEGGEYDSTINDPLYQIQAKQAELYRYGGHGLKKDPSTAGDLYNEAAEAAMASMKGRLANKYFALAEECYAEIEEEEEESEQ; from the exons atgtCTGTTTCATCGTCCGCCAGTAGTGATGGGGAGATTATGCTTTTCCCTATATCATTGTTTGATGATGATGATTATGGTCGAGGAGGTGACGCATCTGATGAAAGGGAATCTGAAAGTGAGAATGAAGAAAAGCCAAAGGCTTTCATGACACTTCGTCAAAGACGATTATCAAGAGCGCTTTTAACTGCACCAAGAATTACACTTGATATTAACAAGAACTTGAATGCTAGTAGGGCAAAAATCAATTGGTTAAAAGCAATTCGTGGGGCAAGAGGTCAGTATGAAAATGATCCATGGTCGAAATTCCGCATTGAACAAATTCAAACAGAAATGTGTATTAGACATAGATATAATCCTCACAAGAAAATATGGAGTACTGATGAAGTCCAAGTCAAAATGCAAACAAAG GCATTTACAAGAGGAGCAATGAGACAGTGCTACAGAAC GAAGAAGTTGTCAAAGTTTTCTTCAGCCCATTCACAAGACTGGAACCATGCCTTGAATTATGTATCCAAACGTTACATAGAGGAGGTTGATAGAGATGTGTATTTCCAAGATGTTAAGCTACAGATGGATGCTAAAATCTGGGCAGAGGAATATAATAGACATAATCCACCTAAAAAG GTTGATATGATGCAAATGTACATCTTGGAGTTCAAGAATAGGAAAGGATCACCACTATACCACCTGGAACATTATATTGAAGGCAATTATGTCAAGTATAATTCCAACTCAGGATTTGTAGAAGATTCATTACGATATACTCCTCAG GCCTTGAgtcattttacatttgaaagaTCTGACCACCAGCTTATTGTTGTTGATATCCAGGGAGTTGGTGACCTATATACTGACCCCCAGATTCATACTATTGATGGTACAGAGTATAACGAGGGTAACTTGGGAGCTAAAGGCATTGCTCTATTTTTCCATTCACATGTCTGTAATGAGATCTGCCACAGCTTGAGCCTGACTGAGTTTGATTTGTCACCAATAGAATTACAGAATCATCAAGATTTTCTTAGAAAACAG AGAAAATCCTTCATGATGACAAGAGTTAGAGGAACAGAGGAGCATTGTCATTCATTGTCAAGGTCACCAGGGGACATGAGTGTGGACATCACAGAGTTCCTGAGACAGCGATCGTCATCGTCTCACATCAGTGATTCTGCTGTTGATAGTCCTAGTCCAGGATTTGATGATGACCCAATGTCAATAGATAGTCCAGTGAACAATTCCAATCCTGGCAATGTTAGATTTAGATGCATGAGTGAATCGGATAGTCAGTCGTCCATAACAGCTGAT GAGAATTCAGTATCTAAGCAACAGGATTTACACAAACAAAAG GAAGAGAGATTTATCTTCCAAAGAATGGCAGCACAGAGAGCGAGACCATCATGTGTAGCTTTAGAGAAAGATCTTAGAAAATTAAACAATCTTAGAATTGGTGATTCTATCCTTGGAAAG gtTCATCATGAGATGGCTAAGTACCATGAAGTAGGAAGATTTGTTATAGGTGAAGATTTGACTGGAGAAAATATAGATTGGGAGTCGGCCATCTTTCATGAAGAACATGCTGCTGAACTTGGGGAATTAGAGGCTATTCTTACAATGGCTAAACTGTATCTGGATTTGGAAAGAGATGTACTTGCCAATTGTACTGTTGAG CAAACAGAAGAGAATAAAGAACAAGGCCTACAGTACATGATACAGGCTGCTGAAGCTGGAGATAGAGGAGCTATGTTATACATGGCTAAAGCCTTTGAAACTGGAGAAGGACTAAATGCCAGCAG GAGCATTTCTTGGGAGGATGCCATCCATTATTATGACTTGGCAGTGAAAACTGATAACCATGATGAAGGTGGAGAGTATGATAGTACCATTAATGATCCTCTGTATCAGATTCAAGCTAAACAGGCAGAGCTGTACAGATATGGAGGTCATGGTCTAAAGAAAGACCCTAGTACTGCTG GTGATTTATATAATGAAGCAGCTGAGGCAGCCATGGCTTCAATGAAGGGGAGACTGGCCAATAAATACTTTGCTTTAGCAGAAGAATGCTATGCTGAGATTgaggaagaggaagaagaatCTGAACAGTAA